Proteins co-encoded in one Leucoraja erinacea ecotype New England unplaced genomic scaffold, Leri_hhj_1 Leri_191S, whole genome shotgun sequence genomic window:
- the LOC129716227 gene encoding beta-2-microglobulin-like has translation MMRSLILLSLGLLCAANPSPPQVVVYTYKPMEKGETNTLLCHAKEFNPPNIELQLYADGNPFSDANQTDLSFESNWKFKLTTFIELIPREDVEYSCHVTHMGRTNIYKLESF, from the exons ATGATGCGCTCTCTCATCCTGCTCTCGCTGGGGCTGCTCTGCGCGGCGA ATCCAAGTCCGCCACAGGTCGTGGTGTACACCTACAAACCCATGGAAAAAGGTGAGACCAACACCCTCCTCTGCCATGCTAAAGAATTCAACCCACCGAACATCGAGCTGCAACTGTATGCGGATGGCAACCCCTTTTCTGACGCAAACCAAACTGATCTCAGCTTTGAGTCAAACTGGAAATTCAAATTGACCACGTTCATCGAATTAATTCCCAGGGAAGATGTGGAGTATTCCTGCCACGTGACACACATGGGTAGAACCAATATCTACAAACTGG AATCCTTCTAA